The genomic DNA AAATGTTTGTCCTGTGCTCTCAGGCAGCAGAGTGTAACATTAATCAACATAAAAACACTAGTCAGACCTGAAGTGCAGTCTGAAAATTCTGCTCCTCTCTGCCAAAGTGTCTGAACAGATATATCAAAACAAAGCAATTTGCACTGTCATCATGGGCAGTAGAACAAGATCTCAATGAAGTACAGTCAAACTATACCCTGAGTGGGACAGTAGACATACAGTTGTTACACTTATATTTTAGTGCTTTGAAAAGGCACAGATACCAAAAGAAACAACCTTTCTTTGGGACCTTACTCATCCACATTTTCTCTTCCTTAAATAATACTTCCATTTGAGTTCATGCCGAAACATAAGTTACGTGCATACCCAATAATCACGATACGTGCTCTATAACAGAGCAATATGATTCCAGTTATTCCTACGAAATGAACGAGATGGCCAATGAGAACAGAGATTGAAGAGAACCAGCATTATGCatatggagggagggaaaaaGTGCAGTATGTCCACTACCCAAGTGCTTCTGTGGCTAGCTGGTTGTCCTAATGTGCTAAACTGTAACATTACAGATATGACACTGTATTTCTTTCACTATTCTTAcacaacatatacagtgccttgcaaaagtattcatcctccttggcgtttttcctattttgttgcaatacaatctgtaatttaaatggatttttatttgaatttcatttaatggacatacacaaaatagtcaaaattgttgaagtgaaatgaaagaaataacttgtttcaaaaaattcaaaaaaataaataacagaaaagtggtgcgtgcatatgtattcaccccctttgctatgaagcccctaaataagatctagtgcaaacaattaccttcagaagtcacataattagttaaataaagtccacctgtgtgtaatctaagtgtcacatgatctgtcacatgatctcagtacatatacacctgttctgaaaggccccagagtctgcaacaccactaagcaaggggcaccaccaagcaagcggcacatgaagaccaaggagctctccaaacaggtcagggacaaagttgtggagaagtacagatcagggttgggttatcaaaaatttcagaaactttgaacatcccacggagcaccattaaatccattattaaaaaatggaaagaatatggcaccacaacaaacctgccaagagagggccgcccaccaaaactcacggaccaggcaaggagggcattaatcagagaggcaataaagacaccaaagataaccctgaaggagctgcaaagctccacagcggagattgtagtatctgtccataggaccactttaagccgtacacgccacagagctgggctttacggaagagtggccagaaaaaagccattgcttaaagaaaaaaagaagcaaacgtttggtgttcgtcaaaaggcatgtgggagactccccaaacatatggaagaaggtacactggtcagatgagactgaaattgagctttttggccatcaaggaaaacgctatgtctggcgcaaacccaacacctctcatcaccccgagaacaccatccccacagtgaagcatggtggtggcagcatcatgctgtcgggatgtttttcatcggcagggactgggaaactggtcagaattgaaggaatgatggatggcgctaaatacagggaaattcttgagggaaacctgtttcagtcttctagagatttgagactgggacagaggttcaccttccagcaggacaatgaccctaagcatactgctaaagcaacacttgagtggtttaaggggaaacatttaaatgtattggaatggcctagtcaaatcccagacctcaatccaattgagaatctgtggtatgacttaaagattgctttccaccagcggaacccatccaacttgaaggagctggagcagttttgccttgaagaatgggcaaaaatcccagtgcctAGATGCgccaagcttataaagacatactccaagagacttgcagctgtaattgctgcaaaaggtggctctataaagtattgactttgggggatgaatagttatgcacgctcaagttttctgtttttttttcttattttttgtttgtttcacattagaaaatattttgcatcttcaaagtggtagtcatgttgtgtaaatcaaatgatacaaaaaatctaatttaattccaggttgtaaggcaacaaaataggaaaaatgccaagggggctgaatactttcgcaagccactgtacatctgCTACTGTATCTGTAACACCATGTGTCATTTGACCCTTTATGAGTACCACAAATACTGTTAGTTACTGCAACTCCTACTTCATTGTTAATGCATGACTGTACTACACAGGTTGACCATCTATCTAGTCAACTCAACCAAGCTAAAGGATCTCAGCCCAACTGACCAAGTGTTCCTCACCATTCCAATAGTAGATGAATAATGTTGGGAGGCTGTGGGAGTTTTTCTTGGTCTTTAGAAGTTTAGGCTCTGGTTTCTGTTAAGCAGACTGTGagaaattaatttgtaaaaagcGCTATATAGCCACAGATGAAATGCAATTGACtgatgattgactgattgattgaatAAGTATTTATCCCAGTCAGGGATATGTAGATAAATCTCCAGCAGAGGGCGCCAGCGTACAATAGCAATGATTCCAAgtgcctcagtcagtcagtcagtcagtcagtcagtcagtcagttgtaGCTATAGGTAGAATAGAGCCTTGTCTCTCATTCCCACAGCAGGCAGGACAGTGGGCTTTCACATAACGCACAGCCCTTCTCTCTTCAGCCTTCCACAGCCCTGAGGCTGGGTACTGTAGTCCTATGTAGATGCAGTAACCAGAGGAGGACTACAACTGGTCCGACTCCTCGCTGGAGCTGAGGCTAGGCCGGGACAAGCCTGGGGCCACAGTTCTGGGTGTAGGGGGCTCAGAGGGGCGTGTGCTGGGCTGGGTGGAGGGCACTGTGGGGGCTTCGTACTGGGGCAGGTCACCTTCTGACGGCAGTTCCACCCCATCTGGGAGGTAGGGAGGCGGTGGGAGGTCGAACCACGGAGGCCGGCTGGAGgcgagatggagaaggagaaatAGATATGTAAAGGAGCGCACATATAATTATGCTACTATTGTTCTGAAATTAATTTAGTTAAGTTTAGAGACAGATCAATACAACAAACACATTTAAATAGACAAAGCTACGGTTGGCAAAACAATAAGCCTCACACTACTCCCTCCAGTACACTACACAGTATGTCTCAAGTGGACTCTTAGCCTACCTGACATCCAGTACAGCCTGGGAGTAGGAAGGCGGTGAGTCCATGGGCATGCCAGCGGGGTAGAGGGCCCCAGACAGCAGCTGTAGCCCTGGGGGACCTGCAGTGTACTGGGCCGCAGCAGacggggaggtgggggagaggccAGAGCCTGCTGGGTGGACATGTCCCCGGTCTAGGATGACCAGGCGGGACAGCAGCaggggctggtggtggtggtgggaggacCCCCGGACCCCACGGGGCAGCAACACGCTGCGCTTCCTCTGGTGGTGCAGGACCAGGGCCAACAGCGCCACCACCAGGACGAAGATGACAGCGCTGCCGATGACCGCATAGGTGATGCTGGGGTAGTAGCGCAGCCGGTAGTCCAGGGTTACAAAGTCCTGACCTGGAGCCtctggaggagagaagggaaaTATAATAAGAATGGGTCCGTTTTATGTAGGACTATCTCTAAGGGGCAAATGAGCTTACAGTTAATCTCTACAGCACCTATGCTGAGTTCAGGAGCTTAGTGTCTGGGATGAAAACAGAGAGCAACACTACGGGAAAACTCAGATTACTGCTGTTGAGGAGAGAGCAATGcgcgcgcgcacacgcacacaagaGTAACACTTAGGAACTCACAGCTCAAGATGAGAAAAGTGGGATAGTAGTCAGAAACACAGCAGCAGCCCACGGGTTGAAATGAACAGAAGGAGTTGCAACACTAATAAGGAACACTGTGCTTTAGTATTCCAGATGAGAGGAGGGAAACATTTCCTGTatggatggtgtgtgtgtctctgtgcctgtgtgtgagagagaagtgtTGGAGTATGGGGGAGGGGGGGACCAGGGGTGCACTCAGAATTAGCCTGAATAAAATGTGAGTCCCCCGTCCCCCAACAGCCGCCACTAAACAATCACCGTCGCCCCTTCCCCTGTCATGGTGATGTTCGTTCACTCAGACCTGGCCGTTCCTTCCCTCAGTTCCCTGGTCCTATTCATTATGCGCTGAGCTCTGCAGAGAGAGATCCAAAACCAAAATTAATTACTACAGTAATTAGCGCAGTAAAAGAAAAACAGATAAAGGGATCCCACCGCTGCCACCCGTCTCGCCCACCAGACGCACAGACAAAAGGAACTCATAATCAGGGCCGTCACCAGAGTTTCATAACATTCAGGGCTCAGTCCTGTGGGTTCGAGAAAAAAAGGTACTTTCTAAaatcatttcctgcaattctacg from Coregonus clupeaformis isolate EN_2021a chromosome 11, ASM2061545v1, whole genome shotgun sequence includes the following:
- the LOC121576395 gene encoding low-density lipoprotein receptor class A domain-containing protein 3-like produces the protein MMWIWYILLGSGTGSNSVESQLLPGNNFTTECNIPGNFMCGDGKCVPGGWQCDGLPDCFDKSDEKGCPKIKSKCAPTFFACANGIHCIIGRFRCNGFSDCPDGSDEENCTGNPLVCLEARFKCRNGRCVDRSFLCNGQDNCQDNSDEEHCLTTAEAPGQDFVTLDYRLRYYPSITYAVIGSAVIFVLVVALLALVLHHQRKRSVLLPRGVRGSSHHHHQPLLLSRLVILDRGHVHPAGSGLSPTSPSAAAQYTAGPPGLQLLSGALYPAGMPMDSPPSYSQAVLDVSRPPWFDLPPPPYLPDGVELPSEGDLPQYEAPTVPSTQPSTRPSEPPTPRTVAPGLSRPSLSSSEESDQL